CACCAATGCAGAAGTTCTTCGTACCATGGAGCTTGCTGCCCAAGGCATGAAGAAGGCCTACCAGGACATGTGGGTacggggggatgggaggagggggccCAGGCACTGGGGAGAGTAGCTTGATATTATACTGTGAATCTTAAAACCTCTCCAGATATGAATTTACAGTAGAGTTGCCTGTGATGGCTAGACCCCTATCAGCCTCCTTGCTTATTGCAAGGTGATCTCTTTGCTGGCTGGGGCATTCTAAGGGAGGAAAgatgattttcctcttttttttttgtggtctttTGGCTGTActgcaaggcttgtgggatcttggttcctggaccagggattgaaccccgggccctccACAGTGAAAAcacccagtcctaaccactggactgccagggaattcccaattttcctcatttttaaagatcCTTCAGAGAAGAGAGTGCAACCATTCCTCCCCAGTGTGTCTTCTTGCCATTTCTTAGCCCAGATTTGCCTCTTTACACTTTTCCAGGGATCTCTTTTACCTAGTAGCCATGGATTTGTCAGTCTGAAGCCACAGGCAGGAGGGTCTTCATTCATGTGAGATGAAAAAGTCAGGGTTGTCACCTGATTTCTGGGCTATGTATCTTGTTCTCAGGGACATTGACAAGGTGGATGAACTGATGGCTGACATCACAGAACAACAGGAGCTGGCCCAGCAGATCTCAGATGCCATTTCTCGACCCGTGGGATTTGGAGATGATGTGGATGAGGTGATTGGGAGTGAGGGGTCAAGGAATATTGGAGAAGGCGTGGGACCAGCCAGAAGGAATGCCCAAGAGAACTGCGGGACAGGTTTGGGGGAAAGTCCAAAAGTGGTATGTTTTTGGAAGTagaattttcctttgtcttgagCGATCTTGTCATCCCATATCCAGGATGAACTGTTGGAGGAGCTagaggagctggagcaggaggaatTGGCCCGAGAATTGTTACATGTGGACGACAAGGAGGAGGAACCCCCAGTCACACTGCCCAGTGTACCGTCTACACATCTTCCTGCAGGGCCAGGTACCCAGGACTGTTCTGTCATCTCAGGGACTTGAGAGGGTGGGATAGATATGGGGAAAAATTATTCCTCATCCATCCTGCCTGAAAGGATCCAGGCAGAGAGGGTTGCTGCTACAGTTGCACAGGTTGTTGACTGCATAAGGGCACCTGGCTGAAGGGGAATGAGGACTGAAATCAGGCCTGTGCTTCACTCAGCAAACTGTGTCCCCTGGTTTAGGGCTGCAAATGCCCGGAGAAAGAGGCAGCTTCTTCTGATTTGCCCAAAGGTGCTGTGGGAATTAGCAGCAGCCCAGCAAGCAAGACCATACCCTTAGGTTCTTTGCTGGGAGAGAGCATTCCGCAGGCTCTGAGTGTTATAGGAGGGGATGGTTGGGAGTTGCTGAGGCCTTaacacttctttctttctctgggtATCCTTATCCCCAAAGCTCCCAAAACGGATGAAGATGAAGAAGCACTAAAGCAGTTGGCTGAGTGGGTGTCCTGATGAGTCTGGGCTTGTCTACCTGACGCTGCCTTCATTGTTCTCTTTTCCTTAAGTGCCAAGTGCTAAGCTAAAGGAACATGGCCTTGTTGGGAGGTCCTGCTGAGAGTGGTAGTGTGACCCTGCCTGAGAAAAGGGTCTGTCGCCCTCCCATCCCAGGCTCAACCCTGAAGAAGGATCTTGGTGCAGGAGGAACCCCTGGGCTCCCTTTAATAGCAGTTACAGTGCCCTCGTTCGCAATAAAATTGGGCGGATGGAACCCTAGTGCTTATACTGCCTTGTCTACAACTGAAACTCGTCTCCTGGTCCTTGGAGCTTTGTTTCAAGAAATGAGTAGTAATGAGAGTAATGAAGGGGAGTTGGAGCATAGGAGAAATGGGAGCTTCCATTATCTCAACTTACTATGCTCCAGGCAGATACTGTTCCATCTCTCAGGCTGGTGTGTCCTAGAGCTGCCTGGTGCTGAGGGTGAGGAAACTGCCATCTGTTATTTTTCCTAGAACCGTGTGGAGCTGTCCCTGAGCCTTCCCTCATTGCTTTCACCCAGTTGTGTCTCTGCCGAGAGAGCCCCGTGACTCACCAGCTGTCCCCTTACAAAGCCCACTTTCAAGGGTAGGAAAGGAGACGTACGAGGATAAGGGGTCAATAGGTTTCCTTTCTCCGGAACGCATAGTTCATAGGCTTGGTTTGAACTGTCACTTCAACGTGTAGGAGCAATGATGAGGGACCATGATTCACCAGGATTGTTTCAGTAGTGGGTAAGGTGGCATTTGGAGGAGGAAGGAACCAAGATATTACATACCTCCTGATACCCATGTCTAAAAGAACAAACAGTGCCGTCCCCTTGGACTATAGACGGGCAGAGCTGTGACCAAACCGAGCAATCAGGGTAGAGCAACCTCTACCCCACTATTTGAACATTTAGAGTGCATAGAGATAGACAAAACTGAGCACGTACTCAGCCAGAATAATGAAGCTTCCCCAAAGCAGGTGTTCCTCTGAGCACGCCCAACCCGCTCCCCTATGAGCCACATACGCGCTACACTGTAAATTATAATGTTGACTTAACCAGTGTCACGATGACTGGTTACAAGCTCTGGGCAGAAACACACCTCTCACCCTCAGCAGTGTTCGCTGCTAAGGTTCCCCTGAGGGAAGACTGTGACTCTAGCTGATGGAACTAAAACagaattagatttatttttggtGGGAAAGATTTTTAGCCCAAGACCCTCCTGCTTTGCTCCTCTTTCAACCCCCTCCTCCTTCCGCCGTTTTCAGGTACTGATTTCCAAGGATTGGTGACGATTGGTGCTGGGGGGCTGGCACATGGCCTCAAGCAGCCTGATCTCATGGGTGGGTTGCTCAGGCTGGAACTTGAGCACCCAGGGATCCTTGATGATGTCCAGGATGGTGGCACGCTTGGTGGCTTGGCATAGTGTCTGGAGGACCAGGTTCtagggcaggggagagagaggtcTTGGCTGAGCTGGCCCGCACTGTGCCACACAATGAGCAGCCGGACCTAAGAAAGTAGCAGGATAGCCCATCACACCACTCTGGTgaaagggagtgtggccctgaCTTTACCCTTAAAAGCCTCCTGTCTGCTCAGAAAGCCAACACCttgaggggaaggaaaggaagggttCCTTGGGGGAAATCCTTGCAGAATCCCCTTCTG
The genomic region above belongs to Phocoena phocoena chromosome 2, mPhoPho1.1, whole genome shotgun sequence and contains:
- the CHMP4A gene encoding charged multivesicular body protein 4a, producing the protein MSGLGRLFGREKKERGPTPEEAIQKLKETEKILIKKQEFLEQKIEQELQTAKKHGTKNKRAALQALRRKKRLEQQLAQTDGTLSTLEFQREAIENATTNAEVLRTMELAAQGMKKAYQDMDIDKVDELMADITEQQELAQQISDAISRPVGFGDDVDEDELLEELEELEQEELARELLHVDDKEEEPPVTLPSVPSTHLPAGPAPKTDEDEEALKQLAEWVS